The Streptomyces aurantiacus genome includes a region encoding these proteins:
- a CDS encoding ATP-binding protein, producing the protein MNGEQAAFGALLRDMRMSASLTIEGLAEASGVSVRGIGDLERGRRAAPQRRTVAALADGLGLGDAQRERLLTAARAGRSPAYSPVGVRALPRGIDDFVGRERELERLAEFARRTAARHGGTGESGSGIGEGSPGVPPEGSSGAPLGDDCGTVRQGPVVRPASEGPAGQGRGVAQPVVVAVSGAPGTGKTTLALHAVREFADLFPDGQLVVDLRGMDDVPPQPAELMLGVLRALQVADRDLARTGPGGHPGLYRQLLADRRYLLVLDNARDEAQVRPLLPGSGACMVVVTSRRMLTGLESVHRLPLGELGVGESAAFLTALVGTERAVADPAALSDVARRCGHLPLALRVAGNWLATRTGWTVSRLADRLALEERRLDALAAGDVRVAAAFDLSYRQLTPVAARLFRRLALVPGPDTGVACAAQLTGQQVFDAEDTLEELVEAGLLGADQDRYRLHDLLRLYARTRLEAEESVQDTALARAALHRWLLDTAIIAGRWFEPDHGAPPEGWQGVVDLSTADRAREWLQAEGANWLGALRAAAAAGDHATVVEVAEALHWFSDQWIFWGHWPEVFDTAVRSAQALGGAVVEATQLNYHAWALLLCEGRPGDSLVRSAQALQVAERAGDLTQRAWAHSYTSWAHTLLGDYPQALDASREVARLFEAVGDLHGTLQGKAGYGIILLRAGRTEEALASDLDTLAFLDETGDRMEPHIAAMGRLNLHAGIGLAYSVMERWEESVAHLQTAIDLSIAARNTAMLSRCLIRLGESLLSAGRPEEARQAFVHCVSLGLDADPQRVAEARERLAALNAG; encoded by the coding sequence TTGAACGGCGAGCAGGCGGCCTTCGGGGCGTTGCTGCGGGACATGCGGATGTCCGCGTCACTGACCATCGAGGGCCTGGCGGAGGCGTCGGGCGTGAGCGTGCGGGGCATCGGGGACCTGGAGCGGGGGCGGCGGGCGGCTCCGCAGCGGCGGACCGTCGCCGCGCTCGCGGACGGTCTGGGGCTGGGTGACGCGCAGCGCGAGCGACTGCTGACGGCCGCCCGCGCCGGACGCAGTCCGGCATACAGCCCCGTGGGGGTACGGGCCCTGCCGCGTGGCATCGACGACTTCGTGGGCCGGGAGCGGGAGTTGGAGCGCCTGGCGGAGTTCGCCCGGCGCACGGCCGCTCGGCACGGAGGCACAGGCGAAAGCGGTAGCGGAATCGGCGAGGGGAGTCCTGGGGTTCCGCCCGAGGGCAGCTCCGGGGCTCCCCTCGGCGACGACTGCGGGACGGTGCGGCAGGGCCCGGTTGTTCGCCCCGCCTCGGAAGGGCCGGCCGGTCAGGGGCGCGGAGTCGCCCAGCCGGTGGTCGTGGCGGTGTCCGGAGCGCCGGGTACGGGCAAGACCACACTTGCTCTGCACGCCGTGCGGGAGTTCGCCGACCTGTTCCCGGACGGGCAACTGGTGGTGGACCTGCGGGGCATGGACGACGTCCCGCCGCAGCCGGCCGAACTGATGCTCGGCGTGCTCCGGGCACTCCAGGTCGCCGACCGGGACCTCGCCAGGACCGGTCCTGGGGGGCACCCCGGGTTGTATCGCCAACTGCTGGCCGACCGGCGATACTTGCTGGTGCTGGACAACGCCCGCGACGAGGCCCAGGTGCGTCCCCTGCTGCCGGGCAGCGGCGCATGCATGGTGGTGGTGACCAGTCGCCGCATGCTCACTGGTTTGGAGAGCGTGCACCGCCTTCCGCTGGGGGAACTCGGCGTGGGGGAGTCCGCCGCGTTCCTGACCGCGCTCGTCGGAACGGAACGCGCCGTCGCCGACCCGGCCGCTCTCTCCGACGTGGCCCGGCGCTGTGGTCATCTGCCGTTGGCTCTGCGGGTGGCGGGCAACTGGCTGGCCACCCGTACCGGTTGGACCGTCAGCCGACTGGCCGATCGTCTCGCGCTGGAGGAGCGTCGGCTGGACGCCCTGGCTGCCGGTGACGTACGGGTGGCGGCCGCTTTCGACCTGTCGTACCGCCAGCTCACCCCGGTGGCCGCCCGGCTCTTCCGCCGCCTCGCTCTGGTGCCGGGCCCCGACACCGGCGTCGCGTGCGCGGCGCAGTTGACGGGGCAGCAGGTGTTCGACGCGGAGGACACGCTGGAAGAGCTGGTCGAGGCCGGGCTGCTCGGCGCCGACCAGGACCGCTACCGGCTCCACGACCTGCTCCGGCTGTACGCCCGGACCCGTCTGGAGGCCGAAGAGAGCGTCCAGGACACGGCCCTGGCCCGTGCGGCACTGCATCGCTGGCTGCTGGACACGGCGATCATCGCCGGCCGCTGGTTCGAGCCCGACCACGGTGCCCCGCCCGAAGGCTGGCAGGGCGTGGTGGACCTGTCCACCGCCGACCGGGCCCGTGAGTGGCTGCAGGCCGAGGGCGCCAACTGGCTGGGCGCCCTGCGCGCGGCCGCGGCGGCCGGTGATCATGCCACGGTGGTGGAGGTGGCCGAGGCCCTGCACTGGTTCTCCGACCAGTGGATCTTCTGGGGGCACTGGCCCGAGGTGTTCGACACGGCGGTCCGCTCCGCCCAGGCCCTGGGAGGCGCCGTCGTCGAGGCGACCCAGCTCAACTACCACGCCTGGGCCCTGTTGCTGTGCGAAGGCAGGCCCGGGGACAGTCTGGTCCGTTCCGCCCAGGCACTTCAGGTGGCCGAGCGGGCCGGCGACCTGACCCAGCGGGCATGGGCCCACAGCTACACGTCGTGGGCCCACACACTGCTCGGCGACTACCCGCAGGCTCTCGATGCCTCCCGCGAGGTCGCCCGGTTGTTCGAGGCGGTCGGTGACCTCCACGGCACGCTCCAGGGCAAGGCCGGTTACGGCATCATCCTGCTGCGTGCGGGCCGGACCGAGGAAGCCCTCGCCTCCGACCTGGACACGCTCGCCTTCCTGGACGAGACAGGCGACCGCATGGAGCCGCACATCGCCGCCATGGGCCGGCTCAACCTGCATGCGGGCATCGGCCTCGCGTACAGCGTCATGGAGCGGTGGGAGGAGTCCGTCGCTCATCTGCAGACCGCCATCGACCTCAGCATCGCCGCCCGCAACACGGCCATGCTGTCTCGTTGCCTGATCCGCCTGGGCGAGTCCCTGCTGTCCGCCGGACGCCCGGAGGAGGCACGGCAGGCCTTTGTCCACTGTGTCTCTCTCGGCCTCGACGCCGACCCGCAACGCGTCGCCGAGGCACGCGAGCGGCTCGCTGCCCTGAACGCTGGTTGA
- a CDS encoding iron chaperone produces MTNAQKQAKTTTTKSRTSEGFTDEERSAMKERAQELRTSARRASRADKAAQEESAVLAKIAEMQEPDRTMAERVHAVVKAGAPHLAPKLWYGMPAYTKDGKVVCFFQCAQKFNARYATLGFSDTANLDDDAMWPTSYALTKLTAADEARIGALVQQAAS; encoded by the coding sequence ATGACGAACGCACAGAAGCAGGCGAAGACCACCACCACGAAGAGCAGGACGTCCGAGGGGTTCACGGACGAGGAGCGATCCGCGATGAAGGAGCGCGCTCAGGAGCTGAGGACGTCCGCACGCCGCGCGTCGCGCGCCGACAAGGCCGCGCAGGAGGAGAGCGCCGTCCTCGCGAAGATCGCCGAGATGCAGGAACCGGACCGGACCATGGCGGAGCGCGTCCACGCCGTCGTCAAGGCCGGCGCACCACACCTCGCACCGAAGCTCTGGTACGGGATGCCCGCGTACACCAAGGACGGCAAGGTCGTCTGCTTCTTCCAGTGCGCGCAGAAGTTCAACGCGCGGTACGCGACGCTCGGCTTCAGCGACACCGCGAACCTCGACGACGACGCCATGTGGCCGACCTCCTACGCCCTGACGAAGCTGACCGCGGCCGACGAGGCAAGGATCGGCGCACTCGTGCAGCAGGCAGCGAGCTGA
- a CDS encoding carboxymuconolactone decarboxylase family protein, with the protein MQSRMQNPAVVLSDAMQPIQQLLKAVHSGGVDARTLELVHLRVSQINGCSACVDGGAKTARKAGVSDEQLATVVAWRETPYFTAEERAALELAEAATRLADRPDPVSDEVWDTAATYFDEKQLAAIILMVGVTNLFNRLNATTRQIAGAWG; encoded by the coding sequence ATGCAGTCCCGCATGCAGAACCCCGCTGTCGTACTGTCCGACGCGATGCAGCCCATCCAGCAGCTCCTCAAGGCCGTCCACTCCGGTGGGGTGGACGCGCGGACGCTGGAACTGGTGCACCTGCGGGTCAGCCAGATCAACGGCTGCAGTGCCTGCGTCGACGGCGGCGCCAAGACGGCCCGCAAGGCCGGCGTCAGCGATGAGCAGCTGGCCACGGTGGTCGCGTGGCGGGAGACCCCGTACTTCACCGCGGAAGAGCGGGCGGCCCTCGAGCTGGCCGAGGCGGCGACGCGGCTGGCCGACCGCCCCGACCCGGTGAGCGACGAGGTCTGGGACACGGCCGCCACCTACTTCGACGAGAAGCAACTGGCCGCGATCATCCTGATGGTCGGCGTCACCAACCTGTTCAACCGTCTCAACGCCACCACCCGCCAGATCGCCGGCGCCTGGGGCTGA
- a CDS encoding ATP-binding protein, whose amino-acid sequence MDVQERMERDDPQEALATRLRLLQELSGLGVRALARDTGLSSSSLSRYLNGQTVPPWPAVVALCRLVKRDPRPLRPLWERISNPLPAPPKSSRQGRPTPRNDLPRDAPDFTGREERLAAVFAAVESHRAVSVDGMAGVGKTCLAVHAAHRLAADFPDAQLYVDLHGFTEGRPPLDPDSALRMLLSALDVPSEKVPQESLEQLAACWRSELARRRVVVVIDNAADADQVRPLLPGAGPSVVLITSRNRLLGLDEVPPVSLDVLSPDESAQLLARASGDLGGPDSRLARDPQAASEVLRLCGHLPLALRLAAARLRHRPGWTVGVLVERMAEGASEFDTAFAMSVRQLDRAGARLFRMLGLLPGESFDEYVVAALADVPLRSAQALLEDLLDAHLVEQPAAGRYRLHDLVHQHARRASAEQDPAAERERALGRVLDYYVHAAAAADAAMPFLAPGRPTSVGLPPAELPRFADKNAAFAWLVTEYGNLMAVFETAAAVGADLHVCELPRFLRSYFARRCGTTHLNYLFERSLSAAERLDDPLQLAEAYSDLGFARYNAGRMPEAEAAYEAAGLRVSQAGDIRAEAELTLRRGYLRWDAGHVEEPLELFRLAGKLYEQAGCPAGAAHAAASEAWAILQLGHREEAAQLAREVLGIPHTDPAWPPALTARITLGVAIAHERPDEAAEHLHEALELAREDGHLNNQAWCLNCRGVALRQMGRYEEALASHQEAFALLDEVFEEHWKIHFLDGYGETCRLAGLPQEALRLHRQALELAPRLGNRHAEALAHEGIATVLDETNPSQAAEHRAAGQAVLRELTAAAD is encoded by the coding sequence GTGGACGTACAGGAACGCATGGAGAGGGACGATCCGCAGGAGGCGCTGGCCACCCGGCTGCGCCTGCTCCAGGAACTGTCCGGGCTCGGTGTACGGGCTCTCGCCCGGGACACCGGACTCAGCTCCTCCTCCCTTTCGCGCTATCTCAACGGGCAGACCGTGCCGCCCTGGCCCGCGGTCGTCGCCCTCTGCCGCCTCGTCAAGCGCGATCCCCGCCCGCTGCGCCCGCTGTGGGAGCGGATCTCGAACCCCCTGCCGGCGCCTCCGAAGAGCAGCCGTCAGGGCCGGCCCACGCCCCGCAACGACCTGCCTCGCGACGCACCCGACTTCACCGGACGCGAGGAACGGCTCGCCGCCGTGTTCGCCGCTGTCGAGAGCCATCGGGCGGTCTCCGTCGACGGCATGGCCGGCGTCGGCAAGACCTGTCTGGCGGTCCACGCCGCGCACCGGCTCGCCGCCGACTTCCCGGACGCCCAGCTGTATGTGGACCTGCACGGGTTCACCGAAGGCCGGCCCCCTCTCGACCCCGATTCGGCGCTGCGGATGCTGCTCTCCGCGCTCGACGTACCGTCCGAGAAGGTCCCGCAGGAAAGTCTGGAGCAGCTGGCCGCCTGCTGGCGGTCGGAACTGGCCCGCCGCAGAGTCGTCGTGGTCATCGACAACGCCGCCGACGCCGACCAGGTTCGCCCGCTGCTGCCCGGCGCAGGCCCTTCCGTCGTTCTGATCACCAGCCGCAACCGGCTCCTCGGTCTGGACGAGGTGCCTCCCGTCTCACTCGACGTACTGAGCCCGGACGAGAGCGCCCAGCTGCTGGCCCGTGCCAGCGGAGACCTCGGCGGCCCCGACAGCAGGCTGGCCCGTGATCCGCAGGCCGCCTCCGAGGTTCTGCGGCTGTGCGGCCATCTGCCACTGGCGCTGCGGCTGGCCGCGGCCCGGCTGCGGCACCGGCCCGGCTGGACCGTGGGCGTCCTCGTCGAGCGGATGGCCGAGGGTGCGAGCGAGTTCGACACCGCGTTCGCGATGTCGGTCCGGCAGCTCGACCGGGCCGGGGCACGGCTGTTCCGGATGCTGGGCCTGCTGCCCGGGGAGTCCTTCGACGAGTACGTGGTGGCGGCGCTGGCCGACGTGCCGCTGCGCAGCGCCCAGGCCCTGCTGGAAGACCTCCTCGACGCTCACCTCGTCGAGCAGCCGGCGGCCGGCCGTTACCGGCTGCACGACCTCGTGCACCAGCACGCGCGCCGGGCCTCGGCCGAGCAGGACCCGGCGGCCGAGCGGGAGCGGGCACTGGGCCGGGTGCTGGACTACTACGTGCACGCGGCGGCCGCCGCCGACGCCGCGATGCCGTTCCTGGCACCGGGCAGGCCGACCTCCGTCGGCCTGCCTCCGGCCGAACTGCCGCGGTTCGCGGACAAGAACGCCGCTTTCGCCTGGCTCGTCACCGAGTACGGGAACCTGATGGCCGTCTTCGAGACGGCGGCCGCCGTCGGGGCCGACCTGCACGTGTGCGAGCTGCCCCGCTTTCTGCGCTCGTACTTCGCGCGTCGCTGCGGCACGACGCATCTCAACTACCTCTTCGAGCGCTCACTGTCGGCCGCCGAGCGGTTGGACGATCCGCTGCAACTGGCCGAGGCGTACAGCGATCTGGGCTTCGCCCGGTACAACGCGGGCCGTATGCCGGAGGCCGAAGCCGCGTACGAGGCGGCGGGACTCCGGGTGTCCCAAGCGGGCGACATACGAGCCGAAGCCGAGCTGACCCTGCGCCGCGGCTACCTGAGATGGGACGCGGGACACGTCGAGGAACCGCTCGAACTCTTCCGCCTGGCCGGGAAATTGTACGAACAAGCCGGTTGTCCGGCGGGCGCGGCCCACGCCGCCGCCTCGGAGGCCTGGGCGATCCTGCAGCTGGGACATCGGGAGGAGGCGGCACAGCTGGCGAGGGAGGTACTGGGCATCCCGCACACCGACCCCGCGTGGCCACCCGCGCTGACGGCCCGGATCACGCTCGGCGTGGCCATCGCCCACGAGCGACCCGACGAGGCGGCGGAGCACCTGCACGAGGCTCTGGAGCTGGCCCGGGAGGACGGACACCTCAACAACCAGGCGTGGTGCCTCAACTGCCGGGGCGTCGCGCTGCGGCAGATGGGCCGGTACGAGGAGGCACTGGCCAGCCACCAGGAGGCGTTCGCCCTCCTCGACGAGGTGTTCGAGGAACACTGGAAGATCCATTTCCTCGACGGTTACGGCGAGACCTGCCGGCTGGCGGGCCTCCCCCAAGAGGCCCTTCGACTGCACCGGCAGGCACTGGAGCTGGCCCCGAGGCTGGGAAACCGGCACGCGGAGGCGCTGGCTCATGAGGGGATCGCCACCGTGCTCGACGAAACGAACCCGTCGCAGGCCGCCGAACACCGGGCGGCCGGGCAGGCGGTCTTGCGGGAACTCACCGCCGCAGCCGACTGA
- a CDS encoding DeoR/GlpR family DNA-binding transcription regulator has translation MAAPQVRWSALLDLLTRDGRIEVEAAAAELSVSAATIRRDLDELARQQMVTRTHGGAVINAIAYDLPLRYKAARHAPEKERIAHAAAGLVKAGAVVGLNGGTTTTEVARALATRSDLGSEGGGEPSLTVVTNALNIANELVVRRHVKLVVTGGVARPASYELIGPLATEVIAEITLDHVFIGVDAIDVAHGASAHHEGEASINRALARRAQQVVVVADSSKLGRRTFARICPLEDVHVLVTDKDAPDAVVEPFAAAGVEIVRA, from the coding sequence ATGGCGGCACCGCAGGTCAGGTGGAGCGCTCTGCTGGACCTGCTGACCCGCGACGGACGTATCGAAGTCGAGGCCGCCGCGGCCGAACTCTCGGTGTCCGCCGCCACGATCCGGCGGGACCTCGACGAGCTGGCTCGGCAGCAGATGGTCACCCGCACCCATGGCGGCGCGGTGATCAACGCGATCGCGTACGACCTCCCACTGCGGTACAAGGCGGCCCGCCACGCCCCCGAGAAGGAGCGGATCGCGCACGCGGCGGCCGGTCTGGTCAAGGCCGGCGCGGTGGTGGGCCTCAACGGCGGCACGACGACCACCGAGGTCGCGCGGGCGCTCGCGACGCGCAGCGACCTCGGCTCCGAGGGCGGCGGCGAGCCGTCACTGACGGTCGTCACCAACGCCCTGAACATCGCCAACGAACTGGTCGTCCGCCGCCATGTGAAGCTCGTCGTCACGGGCGGAGTGGCGCGACCGGCCTCGTACGAGCTGATCGGACCGCTGGCCACCGAAGTGATCGCCGAGATCACGCTGGATCATGTCTTCATCGGAGTCGACGCGATCGACGTCGCGCACGGCGCGAGTGCCCATCATGAGGGTGAGGCCAGCATCAACCGGGCGCTGGCGCGGCGTGCTCAGCAGGTTGTCGTGGTCGCCGACTCCTCCAAGCTGGGCAGGCGGACGTTCGCGCGGATCTGCCCGCTGGAGGACGTCCATGTGCTGGTGACCGACAAGGATGCTCCCGACGCAGTGGTCGAGCCGTTCGCCGCCGCCGGAGTGGAGATCGTCCGCGCCTGA
- a CDS encoding S41 family peptidase, translating into MHSRIILPAALTASAVLTLTGLAAPASGTSAGRTDASAEGLWQMDGYGTAVAVSGRRMTTYDTTAVSCLPGSLKGEQQGRTGPDGSRRFLVHGGAVRVTVTPRTSGSARLHIASSTGTRTLHRIAALPTACAKEPTADPRAVFEVFWQTYAENYPFFAAKHIDWEKVRDRFRPRLGKDSGDDELFAVLREMIEPLHDAHTGLSDGKDREYGGLRPDTPPHGPEDLARIDTAVGRAVGVPLRQYANGALSFARLPEGTGYLRITRFVGYTAEASYAKWEAELEAALARIPWRSLTGLVLDVRVNGGGADPLGLRIASRLTDRPYTAYSKYARNDPTDPTRFTRGQPITVRPHHGPRFDGPVAVLTGPMSVSAAETFTQALMARTPAPVRIGQNTQGVFSDTMERALPNGWTFTLPNEEFRRAEGTTFDGPGIPPHHRTPVFTEEELAQGHDSALKKARELLRRGRTG; encoded by the coding sequence ATGCACTCACGCATCATCCTGCCCGCCGCCCTCACGGCGTCCGCCGTGCTCACCCTGACCGGGCTTGCCGCGCCCGCGAGCGGTACCTCCGCAGGGAGGACCGACGCGTCGGCGGAAGGGCTGTGGCAGATGGACGGATACGGCACCGCGGTCGCCGTTAGTGGGCGCCGCATGACGACGTACGACACCACGGCGGTCAGCTGTCTGCCGGGCAGCCTGAAGGGAGAACAGCAAGGGCGCACCGGTCCGGACGGCAGCCGCCGCTTCCTTGTCCACGGGGGAGCGGTCCGCGTCACGGTCACTCCGCGGACGAGCGGCAGTGCACGTCTGCACATCGCCTCCAGCACCGGAACCCGCACCCTGCACCGCATCGCCGCGCTCCCCACCGCGTGTGCGAAGGAGCCGACCGCCGATCCGCGGGCGGTCTTCGAGGTCTTCTGGCAGACCTACGCCGAGAACTACCCCTTCTTCGCAGCCAAGCACATCGACTGGGAAAAGGTCCGCGACCGCTTCCGGCCGCGGCTCGGCAAGGACTCCGGCGACGACGAACTCTTCGCCGTCCTGCGGGAGATGATCGAGCCCCTCCATGACGCGCACACCGGCCTGTCCGACGGAAAGGACCGGGAGTACGGCGGACTGCGTCCCGACACCCCACCGCACGGCCCCGAGGACCTGGCCCGGATCGACACGGCGGTCGGCAGGGCCGTCGGCGTGCCGCTGCGGCAGTACGCGAACGGGGCGCTGTCGTTCGCCCGGCTCCCGGAGGGCACCGGATACCTGCGCATCACCCGCTTCGTGGGCTACACGGCCGAGGCGTCGTATGCGAAGTGGGAGGCGGAACTGGAGGCCGCACTCGCCAGGATCCCGTGGAGGAGTCTGACCGGTCTCGTCCTGGACGTACGGGTGAACGGCGGCGGGGCCGACCCGCTGGGCCTGCGCATCGCCTCACGGCTGACGGACCGTCCGTACACCGCGTACTCCAAGTACGCCCGCAACGACCCCACGGACCCCACCCGGTTCACCCGGGGACAGCCGATCACCGTACGCCCGCACCACGGGCCGCGCTTCGACGGACCGGTCGCCGTCCTCACCGGCCCGATGTCGGTCAGCGCCGCCGAGACCTTCACCCAGGCGCTGATGGCACGCACCCCGGCACCGGTGCGGATCGGACAGAACACCCAGGGTGTCTTCTCCGACACCATGGAACGGGCGCTGCCGAACGGCTGGACCTTCACCCTGCCCAACGAGGAGTTCCGGAGGGCCGAGGGCACCACCTTCGACGGCCCGGGTATCCCTCCGCACCACCGCACCCCGGTCTTCACCGAGGAGGAACTCGCACAGGGCCACGACAGCGCGCTGAAGAAGGCACGCGAACTGCTGAGGCGCGGCCGCACCGGCTGA
- a CDS encoding alpha/beta hydrolase: MAVQTTGASRTNPAVSREEAPPVPSLAWSDCQGGFECASAEVPLDYRDPQGRTITLAVIRKKAADQTKRKGTLFMQPGGPGNSGVDFVRGNYANLPAALRDSFDVFGYDVRGVGRSSPLQCFDDQRYTKAVTDAKGAPGPDAFGPAVREAAEFNQACLDNSGDLLPYVGTEYVARDIDLLRQALGEDQLTYYGRSFGSYIGTVYAAMFPKRVRALALDGAYDPERYANQPYAYDKSQYLALDGAMSRFLDWCKADQATCGFGDGDPRAAFEKLKRDLDANPVPTANGGQANGYTLVYRLMFNINSGKVIWPSFGEALRKAQQRDTSSFLLRPPSPASFDFLGPNVVVECVDKDYPRDQRRLERNVKSFAEAAPLLGPAMAFGPPTYDHQHATACAQWPVERVSRYDGSFRAKGSAPILVVGTTGDPDTPYQDAVALSRQLQNGRLLTFQAEGHTAFGRSACATDAVTGYLVDLKVPASGTTCADEAQPPSTTPKVAPPGTTLEELRNGVNERIDRIGTASLR, from the coding sequence ATGGCAGTCCAGACGACCGGCGCGTCCCGGACGAATCCGGCGGTTTCGCGGGAGGAAGCTCCGCCGGTGCCCTCGCTCGCCTGGTCCGACTGTCAGGGCGGCTTCGAGTGCGCGAGCGCAGAGGTGCCGCTCGACTACCGTGACCCGCAGGGCCGCACCATCACCCTGGCGGTGATCCGCAAGAAGGCTGCGGACCAGACGAAGCGCAAGGGCACCCTCTTCATGCAGCCCGGCGGCCCCGGCAACTCCGGGGTGGACTTCGTCCGCGGCAACTACGCGAACCTGCCGGCCGCACTGCGCGACTCGTTCGACGTCTTCGGCTACGACGTCCGCGGCGTCGGACGCAGCTCACCGCTCCAGTGCTTCGACGACCAGCGGTACACCAAGGCCGTCACCGACGCCAAGGGTGCCCCGGGCCCGGACGCGTTCGGCCCGGCCGTGCGCGAGGCCGCGGAGTTCAACCAGGCCTGTCTGGACAACTCGGGCGACCTGCTGCCGTACGTGGGCACCGAGTACGTCGCCCGCGACATCGACCTGCTGCGCCAGGCGCTGGGCGAGGACCAACTCACCTACTACGGCCGGTCGTTCGGCTCGTACATCGGTACCGTCTACGCCGCCATGTTCCCGAAGCGGGTGCGTGCCCTGGCCCTCGACGGCGCGTACGACCCGGAGCGCTACGCCAACCAGCCGTACGCCTACGACAAGTCCCAGTACCTGGCCCTGGACGGCGCGATGAGCCGCTTCCTCGACTGGTGCAAGGCCGACCAGGCCACCTGCGGGTTCGGTGACGGCGACCCCCGGGCCGCGTTCGAGAAGCTCAAGCGCGACCTGGACGCCAACCCCGTGCCGACCGCCAACGGCGGCCAGGCGAACGGCTACACCCTCGTGTATCGCCTGATGTTCAACATCAACTCGGGCAAGGTCATCTGGCCCTCGTTCGGCGAGGCCCTGCGCAAGGCCCAGCAGCGTGACACCAGCTCCTTCCTGCTCCGGCCGCCGTCCCCGGCCAGCTTCGACTTCCTGGGCCCGAACGTGGTCGTCGAGTGCGTGGACAAGGACTACCCGCGCGACCAGCGCCGGCTCGAGCGGAACGTCAAGTCCTTCGCCGAGGCGGCGCCGCTGCTCGGCCCGGCCATGGCCTTCGGACCGCCGACCTACGACCACCAGCACGCCACGGCCTGCGCCCAGTGGCCCGTCGAGCGGGTCAGCCGCTACGACGGTTCCTTCCGGGCGAAGGGCTCGGCGCCCATCCTCGTCGTCGGCACCACCGGCGACCCGGACACCCCCTACCAGGACGCGGTGGCCCTGTCCCGTCAGCTCCAGAACGGCAGGCTGCTCACGTTCCAGGCCGAGGGGCACACCGCCTTCGGCCGCAGTGCCTGCGCGACGGACGCCGTGACGGGCTACCTGGTGGACCTGAAGGTCCCCGCCTCGGGCACGACCTGCGCCGATGAGGCCCAGCCGCCGTCCACGACGCCCAAGGTGGCCCCGCCCGGCACGACGCTCGAAGAACTGCGCAACGGCGTCAACGAACGCATCGACCGCATCGGGACAGCCTCCCTGCGCTGA
- a CDS encoding cation transporter translates to MAAASLGPSPIRRDELTRRIRLLVAATITYNVVEAIVAITAGTIASSTALVGFGLDSVIEVSSAAAVAWQFSAGDHAVREAREKRTLRIIAVSFFALALYVTIDSVRALTGGAGEAGQSVTGIVLAALSLAVMPFLSAAQRRAGRELGSASAVADSKQTLLCTYLSAILLIGLLANLLFGWSWADPVAALAIAAIAAKEGRDAWQGKGCCAPSVGHASVHDAADTCGCAAGCTCC, encoded by the coding sequence GTGGCCGCGGCATCCCTCGGTCCCAGCCCGATCCGGCGTGACGAACTGACCCGACGCATACGCCTGTTGGTCGCAGCGACCATCACCTACAACGTCGTCGAGGCGATCGTCGCCATCACCGCGGGCACCATCGCCTCCTCCACCGCGCTGGTCGGCTTCGGCCTCGACTCCGTGATCGAGGTCTCCTCCGCCGCGGCGGTCGCCTGGCAGTTCTCAGCCGGTGACCACGCGGTGCGCGAAGCCCGGGAGAAGCGGACGCTGCGGATCATCGCCGTCTCCTTCTTCGCCCTCGCGCTCTACGTCACCATCGACTCCGTACGCGCGCTGACGGGCGGCGCCGGTGAAGCCGGTCAATCGGTGACCGGCATCGTCCTCGCCGCCCTCTCGCTGGCCGTGATGCCCTTCCTGTCCGCCGCCCAACGCAGGGCGGGGCGTGAACTCGGCTCGGCCTCCGCCGTCGCCGACTCCAAGCAGACCCTGCTCTGCACCTACCTCTCCGCGATCCTCCTCATCGGCCTGCTCGCCAACCTGCTGTTCGGCTGGTCCTGGGCCGACCCGGTCGCAGCTCTCGCCATCGCCGCCATCGCCGCCAAGGAGGGGCGCGACGCGTGGCAGGGCAAGGGCTGCTGCGCCCCATCCGTCGGCCACGCATCTGTCCACGACGCAGCGGACACCTGTGGTTGCGCCGCGGGCTGCACCTGCTGCTGA
- a CDS encoding ArsR/SmtB family transcription factor, translating to MLTLAADIEVLARFGRALADPIRCRILLALSEAPAYPAALADTLQISRTRLSNHLACLRDCGLVVTVPDGRRTRYELADERLGHALDDLRNAVVAVDADRNCPDAAEKGCC from the coding sequence GTGCTGACTCTCGCTGCCGACATCGAGGTGCTGGCGCGGTTCGGCCGCGCGCTCGCCGACCCGATCCGCTGCCGCATCCTTCTCGCCCTGAGTGAGGCCCCGGCCTATCCCGCCGCTCTCGCGGACACCCTGCAGATCTCCCGCACCCGGCTGTCCAACCACCTCGCGTGTCTGCGCGACTGCGGACTGGTCGTCACCGTCCCCGACGGCCGCCGCACCCGCTACGAGCTCGCCGACGAGCGACTCGGACACGCTCTGGACGACTTGCGCAACGCGGTGGTCGCCGTCGACGCGGACCGCAACTGCCCCGACGCCGCAGAGAAGGGGTGCTGCTGA